The Lycium barbarum isolate Lr01 chromosome 4, ASM1917538v2, whole genome shotgun sequence nucleotide sequence TTACAAGATTAATAGATTAGACAGTGATAATATGATAAAAAAAGATTGATAATTTGAAAtggaaacaacatataaatattttaCTGATTGACGTGCtgcacacgtgcaacgcacgtacgcTTAAACTGGTATCATTAAAACACTAAAGATAACATATTTGCATATAGAAAGGTTGATAGTCTAGAAGCAATTGTTTACACAGACGCTAATTTTGGCAGGTGCAAAGATGGAACATAAATCCACAACTAATTACATTTTCGCACTTGCTAGTAgtgtctttttattttattttaagattctttttttttttttttttggctagtAGTGCCACTTTTTAGACTGCTAAGCAGACGTTCACGTCAATGACAATGTATACTCAGTTCTTAGCTTGCTATTGAGTTATACACATGATACAGAGGCCATTGTAATATAGAGTCCAAAATCAAAATGACTCGATAAAAATTCAAGTGAACTAAAATATACTCAAAAATTTTTTTGGCACAaaaatacctttagcgcagtattttactgcactaAACCAaactttctctcacctatagtgcagtaaaatactgcgctataggactccACCATTAAAACCCCTTCGgctccaccactggtccctccaaTGACGTTAATTTTTTTGCAAAAACGCTATTGGAGGCGATTTCAACGTGGTCCCCACATAAAAATacgtcgttttctattaattttcgttgggaaagtttagattcttggtacattcaagtcaaggagcaagattctaagccGAATTGTGGAAAAAaacggcgtacaactcgattaacacAACTCtacaaaaatcttcgattaaggttttctactatgaacttttgttattaatttgttatatacattatattgtacGCATATTTTACATTTAATCGTCGTTAatttcctaaaaaaaaatcaaatttcattttattttttttgctttcaTCACGCTGGGCTGTGGCTATTGCCACtgttccccctttttttttttttggctaattcATTAATTGATAAATGCGTATGAACTGTTagtttgttaaatgtttatgaattgttaagttgttatatgtttatgagttgttaatttgttaattgtttgtgaattgttaattatttatgaattgttaattgttaatgaattattattttgttaattgattattttttaaatattgattatgaattaattagttgttaaatattgattatgaattgaaagaagttgattaatgaattattattttgttaacactttgtttggatgactGTTATGTATCatttcataatgtatcgtattgtgttgtactgTATAACAACAAATCAgtcgttacataaaataggacctttccTCGCTACGTAATGATGGATTTAacgatacgatacaataaaattaaagtaacaatcaaagcaaacattgtaGTTAGACTAacaatacaatataatacaataggtaacaaccatccaaacaagttgtaaatgattatgaattgttaaatctatattattttaaagcatgaatatatatgttaaataaaaaaagattatctaaaaaagaatagttaaagttcttcttttaatatttatgttcacggaaataaaaattattatgaaTTTCATAAATACATACGTTAACGATAAAATGTAtaggaccaaaaaaaaaagtggtatacgaatatactcttttagtctaattttatcatatttgtgttggctatttggtcaattaaaaatatatcacatattcaaaatagagttctaaacaaatattactggAAAAGACTATCAAATAAAGATttatacattcaaaataaatattgtattcaagataataagtagattttttttccaagttaaaattattaattagttaatataatttctctttcatttcaagaataatgactaatttagtttgtacagaccaaactctttcatggatccgaatgttccacTGGGGCctgatgatcacccggggcccgctgttcacccggggcccgatgatagatcagtattgtctttgcaagacaatcataggtcagagttattatgggctggtactatagggatattGACTAGGCTCCATCCCCGTAGGCTTCAGAGAGCatggactcttttacgcgagcgccccccacaccctcgcgttTTAGAGATATTGTTTCAGGGCGACATCTACAGCTGCGTGTCAGTtagtcgggtacagcatgattggacGCTCattacggccatggttgagcggtggaggccggaGACACATACTTTCCATCTTCGCACCGCTGAGGCCatgattacacttcaggatgtggaggtcctctttgaATTGCGGGTAGATAGAGATCCAttatacactcggtacgagcctcctcctggtaggACATGGGTgacggagttgactaggctcacccacttcatGCCTGATGCTGCGGCCCAGATCTCGGGACAGAGTCAGGTTcagattagtgcactctgcacttatttggagggtcagGATCCCGTTGTGGACGGCATCCAGCAGGACGTTGTTGATCGTCATActcgtttgtacctgcttattatattcgggggcatcttgttcccgaactcatcAGGTGCCTATGTCAGCTTACGATACCTTGCCTTCTTGGAGCATCTGCACCGTTTGGGAGACTATAGCTAGGGCGGTGCTGCCTTGGCGTACCTTTACAGATGCCtatgccgagcgtctattggtgcttTCAGCGATGTGtatggattttttgctcttctgtaggtaatattttaagtctgcgttcctttaatgtaaacaaacctTTTGAAACGACGACtgaaaaatcgtattttctaatatcgctaacagttatgggcgtgggagaggatgctgccttttcagcccatacCTAGCATCACCttgagattgacatgccttatgcgaggaggtggacaacgggttttgatcgggatgtggatacgcaccacagtattcttccattccgggaccaacTAGATCACATGACGGACAATGCagtaaaactatttaactttacattattaatttaattaaacgtctcttctacttggtgatcactaatttttatttatatgttatgcaactatttatatggacgccgtacgctactatattagatggtttgacGGCTTTTTGCAGGGCAGGTCAGgaggtttggaggtcgcggtgtccattgatacacctagaCATCGTAGAGGACCACATGCCCGAGCGCGTCTTACGATAGTTTGGGCATGCACAGAGTATACCCCTTGACgttcgtcatgagctccgacactaccaacgggacgatcgggctgccgttgatgatgaatttctggctttcatggctgtccagctccaccgttaggagaacaggttgggcacttttactgtggtcggccatttgactcccattgaggaTTACATacgctggtatcatcagatcacacgtcgattgatcggcaacccagctttgcgccCCGCAAGGGATGTAGGATAATCatcactcgcggggcagtacgaggcattagtaagtttatcgtatttggATTTATTTAgttgcattaattgttacgttttaaaaaataacttttttttattgTTGAACACAAATGCAACTGGTGGCCGAACAAAGATTACGCatgttggggttagagcatatgccttaccccgggcttgcggggcttgcggggcttgcggCGGAGGTGGTATAgatatccgaggatggtatccggaAGACAGGAGAGATTAGGCGCATGCGGGACCCTGTTCCAGAGGCTGAGTATCAGCCAGCGCCAGGAGGAGGACCTGATGCTGCCAGAGGAAGAGGCCGTGCTGCCAGAGGATGCGGTGCTGCTACTAGAGGACAtcatctggtagatgaggcagATGAGGCCGATCTCATTCCAGACGACGTTCCCGTTCTAGGTCATCCACAGCCGTTCCaagccggtggcagctcacctgaGCACTCACCTTCGTTTACGTCGGCGCTCCTACTTGCTGAGATActtgggtcttcatcacagccgagccagaatgcatacatggaggagcgtgataacgtcgattgggcggcgttatacgcttcattagctgatgagcggcctgtgaggattttagagggagccaggattcttgacttcgatgagtttttgatcccggttagtatttaaaatacttatttgttcatttaaattacttattttaaatatatatgttactcattatttagtaatattttatattttaggattagGCGCCAGCaggtccaccagagccacccacgCAGGCGTTTTCTCATAGGCCTGTCGAGCCAgcggtgtcttcccatgtgactgtcgagccacaggtaagctttttattaaaattagttttattcaatataaggtgaatatttaaaatacatatttgattatttaaagtacttattttaaatatgtatgttacttattatttagtTGTTTTAATATTTTAGGATTCGACGCCAGTGGGTCCATAAGAGCGACCCATTCAGGAGccttctcatcagcctgccgaggcagtggtgtcttctcatgagactatcgAGGCACAGGTAAGATATttacttaaaatcaattttattcaatataaggtaaatatttatttaatttttataacctttatttGGACTCCGAACAACATCTCGTCCATGAGACTACATCATATTCCGCACCAGCCCCATCTCAGACGCCTACAGACCCACCTCAGGAGCATACTCAGGTGCCTATTAATACACATgtttgattattcaacaaacgttaatgtattcaattgaataaataagaaatggtactaattattatatatttttcaggttcatccttcggtgcctgtgtggcgactcccgacgagaAAGAGGTCGTGTTTCCAtacccagctcagcctgaggttctgagcgtgctagcgggactagatcccaagaagaagcacgttctagtcaAGGGCGCAAGGGcgaggggaagaggagatgatcatgacttggagcgcctggttattaagaggaaaaatggcgatggagacgatggcgagggcggtcgGGATggatgagccttaggcctagggatagtcttcggcatactacatgtgggacccactaGTACATACGATAATCTTGTACAGTttaagtaaatattatatatttaaagcgtctctatttatatttataaatattatcttagccTTTATTATTGTTTGTCgtgtcacatcctaaattgataattaaaaaaacgtgacacattcgaaatagtgttaagcattaatttaaaaataacacgaaaccctaaaacataaataacgtaaagctcatgactacaagtcttcaaacaaaaaaggacttggagcacttttcaaccactaaaacgacaatccaaacttttgcgtatccttgatgtattgagtctaccttattaatcgtacaaatataagtagggttctatataaaatattgaagttccggagtttcaaagcatgaataatatacggctaaactacgtaaaaaattGTGAAAATGTAATAAGAGGCTATTTTGGGAAAATAGGGAGTctactgcgctataggtgagagaaagttTGATTTAGCGCAGTATAAGCACTTAATGGCTCCGTCacggttaagtgctttagcgcagtattttactgcactaAAGGTAATTttgtgccaattttttttttttttttttgcgggtattttggttcacttggatttttattgagtcattttggttATGGACTCTTGTAATATATAATGAATTCAGTGCAGCTGTGTTCTTTTTTGAGAACAATAAACTGAGTAATGTCACCAATCTCGTGCAAATCAAGTTTTTGACAGTCCTTTACTATCAAAAACTTGATTTTACGTTCACAATATCAGAACAGATGTATAGATATTATTTAAGCACTACAAAACTAGCAAACTTGCAGGAACAAACTTCACGGAACCAGTCTTAAACAAGTAGGATATGTTACATCACACACCACAGAGAAAAGAAAAAACTGGACTTTAGAGAGTTGCTAGCATGCCCTTGATGTAATAACAATAGTACAGGGGACTGGGGAGAAATTGTCAAGCTCTTTCTCTGTCAAGCTCTTTCTCACTATTTTTAAAATTTCCACCATAAGCTATAGCTAAACATGAATCAAATGATGGATAATTAACTTCATGCTCAAACGAGAATGAGATATGTTGCTGGCAGCAGGATGCATCGGCTCCTGAAAAAAGGGAATGAAAGGGCAACCAAGGGCAGAAGTACAGCCAGGATTTCAACTTTAACGGTTCTTGAATTAGAAGACGATTTCAAGTACTAATAAttaggtgatttcttctcatGCCCAAGTTTGGTGGGATAGAGTTGTCAGCAGTGGGAAGTAATAGATACCTTCTAAATTATTAATTGAAATACGCACAAGTTAGCCCGAATACTACGGTTATAAAAACAAGGAAAAGGGAGGCATGATATTCTGATTTTATAGCCTCCTTCATTCTTTTTGGACATAATATTCTGATACTGTAACTCTTATCTTTGTCTTACCACAAAATGGTTGACAGTTGATCAAACCATGGAGATTCATGTCCACAACGCTTCAACAAACATTAAATTGAGAAGCCTCTACAATGAACCAATTTATGAACCAATTTATCTTTCCCCTTGCTAATAGAATTGTCTGAACTGATTTCCTTCTAAATTGGTTAATGATACATATCAAAGATCTATCCTAATCATCAACTAAATCTAGTAGAGAACACAATTAAGTCTTCCTTGGGAGACACCTAATAACTTGGGGCGCTAGTCATAATCAAAGGCTGTATCAAAAAATAATTTACAAGTGGACTGTCAGGATACCTTAATGTTCTTATAACAAATCATATTATGGAAATATGTGGCAATCAAAGCACCAATCTGTCCAGTTATATTAATATCTGTACCCCTACTGCCTTAAACTGCAGAGTAAGCACTGAAAGAGATctgttgtatgtatgtgtagttGTATACAAACACGCACGCACTCGGACACTCAAACAGACATAACAAAAGGGGGGAAAAACCGGATCGAACTAATTCGGTTCCTCGGTAGAATGAAGCTATTAGTTTGTATGTTTGCTTGTAACTGCTGTTCTAAATCAGGAAGATTTGATTGCACTCTGTTTAACTAATGGAGTTAAACCAGTCTCCTCTTCTAAGTTGCAAGAATGGGTGGATCTACTCCAGCTGGCCTATGTAGCTTTTTCatatgttttccaagaaaatatgCTTGCTAATTTACCACTCCATATTCTAGCAGATAGCTCAATATGCACAAACCTATTACTAAAAATGAAGAATAAAAAGATTAACAACGATTCAAACTTCATTCTGCTACTATATGTTTACAAACAACTCTTTTCATCTCGAAGTAACAAAAAAGGAATTATTTATTCAAATGCCAATTTGACTAATTTCTAAAATAACAAAGCTTACAAAATGTGAGATTATTCGAGTTTATTTAATTCTACAAATTCAATATTGGACATCAGTGATCCCGCTCTCACTAACACATATTCAATCTCATTGTTCACTGCCCACAGAGCAACTTGGGTGCAAGATAACATACGAAAATCTGAAATATAAATTCAAATTATTCTAATCACAAAAAAAGTCTCTTATTTGATCTTAgagcaatcaacatttgcattaATCTTGAAAGGAACATTGGCCTTACAAATTCCAGGGATTTTAGCAGCACGGCTGATTTGCTGTCCGGTAGCGCTTGAAGCAACACTCTTCACGCATTTGCAAGCGCTCTGGCGGTCAGCTGTGGTATGCGCAGCTCTAAGGAGAGATTTAATCCCACTGCAGCATTCTGATGGCACGCTAGGTCCACCACCTAGAACATAGCCAAGACATGGTTCAAGGTCGTTATAAACTGTGTTGCACGTGACCGTTGCATCCTCAGCAGCTGTAGATGCAGCCGTCGTGGTGGTGGTCACGGCCACCGCTATGCAGACGAGAAGCAAAGGAAGTAGTTGCTTGTTTAGCATTGTGGAGATGGCCAGGGATGTGTGATTTCTCTTATCAATGCATAGAGATACTTATAAAAACAAGGTATGATAATTGATTAGTTTATGTTGGCCCATATCAAGACACCAAAGTTTTTTGGCCTCATCTCTTCTCTCTGCCCCACCCTCCATCCTTCTCATTCCTCAACTTGCCGCCCGCCCACCAGATGGAACCAAACTAATAGCAATTATGTTCtttggtaaaaaataaatatcaatCATGTTCACATTAAATATGTTAAAGTACGAAGGTAGTTGAAGTAATAGATTTCACACTAGAATGTTCAATTTTCCAATTGAGCCCACTCTTCTCCCTACCCTTCCTGCTACCTACCAATGTTTTCTCCTTTTCTCTCGTCTCATTCACGAACCTACCTCCATAacttaaatgaaaaaaaaaaaaaatctataaaggAAATTAAGTTTGAAAATCAGGGTAGAATGTCCTTTGTTTGACTGGTAGTTTGGCTCCCTACTAGTCAAACAAAATAGGACGACCGGAAGATAGTAAATACTGTAGTTCAGAATTGTCAAAGTTACAGCATTATTAAACATTGTTTTATTCACAAATCCTAACTATAGTTCCCCCAAATAATCCAATTCTACATACATTTTATTCTTATCATACAGTTACATTTCTGGAAAATAGGAGAATAGGACACTGAAGGTttctcaccttttttttttccttctctttaCCAACTTTTTTGGACCTATATGCCACATGAAATTATTTTATTCGTCATTTTTGCCATGTCACCACGAGTGTAGTACACACATTTTATACTTTTAGCTGATTGTACGAAAAGTGTCCAATAGGTACATTTTTTTAATAGTGCAGGTGTTCAATCGGAATAAGCTCAAATTAAAGTATTTAAGTGGAATATGTGAACAACTTTAAGGGGCGCCCAATGACCTAAGCCTAAATAAAACAGAACACGTGTTCAGGCTAcatcaattaatccaaaatacaaAAAGTAGATGAAACTTGGTGATTCGAGTAGAGAAAAAGCGAACAGAGATGATTAATACTACTTTAATTATTGAAACACTCGAGATACAGAGAAAGCAAGGGCCATGGATCATTTAGTTGTTAGACTTTTATTAAGggcattttacataaatgactaagGTTTAGGGGTTTAAAATTGGAATAGCTATATTTTCAATATTTACATGGAAtagctatttttttttgttgtattcatttttttttttggctatattcatgaatacaacaaaaaaaaatttcaCTATATTCATTAAATGACTatctgtattcatgaatacaacgagtaaaattgaatacataaaaacatagatacaccaaaaattaacaaatacaaaaatatgaacaaaatctaaaaaaataacaaaaaaagcTTAAAAAAGTAAATACAATCGTTGTACTCATGAATACAACAACACCAACCACTAGTTCCAGTTACATATGCCGACGATTTCTGGCCAGATCTGCCAGAAATTAACAAATACACCCTAAAAATATAAATACAAtctaaaaaattaacaaaaatagctcaaaaaatgaatacaatcgcCGTATCGTGAATATAACAACACCAACCACTAGTTCTGGCCAAATTTGCCGACAATTTCTGGCCATATCTACCGGAaatttcataacaacaacaacaacccttaTGGCGGCGTTTCCGGCTAGATCTGACAATTTCCTGCGTGTTTGAGGCGGAAAAGAGAGAGAGACGACGACGGGAAAGAGAAAGCCGCCGCTGCCATTGAGAAAGACAGCATGAGAGAGAGACGGTGGCTTACAACTCTGTCACTGGGAAAGAGAGAGACGACACCGCGAtggtgtgttgttgttggtttgtgGCCGGAGCTAGTTCGCCGGAGCTCCGGTGGCGGTCAGTCCCTGAGAGAAGAAGCAGTCAACCCccaaaatttataaataataataataaagtattCTACTTTAAATATATAGGTGTATCTATTAATTGTATTTAATATATTACTCTTAGCTATAGGATGTAATTTATCTAaattatagctactaaatataaatatatactagtGTTAGTTATGTCATGtagatttttcattaataataagTGTGGCCCAATTTATATAAAGCCCATAACTAATATTTAATAAAGAATAAATCTCGTCTGTTAGATCGGTTACTTGATAGACGTACAGTATTAAGTCACAACCCCTATAAATTAGTCCTCCCTCCATCCATTAGGGTTACCACAACAAATATCTCTACATCTTTTCCATCAGGTATGTTTTCAGTGTTCTCTCCACATAAGATTATTGTGTTCAAGATCCTGTGTGCATTAAAATTAAACTAACATGTGGTATCAGAGTCTGGATATTTGAACCGACTTCATGTAAGAAAacatatatgatgatgtatgtattATTGTGTTAACGGGATCACTGTATTTCTTTTATGGTCGCCGTTGTAATTTGTAATAATTTGGTTAAAGGTTTCCGGCTTCTGTTGCTTTATTGCCCTATGATTGAATTtgaatcattaaaaaaaaagtttttaattATGACAAAGATAAGCGCAGAAGTTCTTTTTAGAACTTGTGTTTACTGGAAATCCGTAGTTATATTCCAATTAACTATATGTGTCAGACACTAAAACTTACTCCTTCTATCCCAAAAACATTatcctcctttcctttttagtctgtcccaaaaagattgtcacctttctatatttagaaataatttaactttatgaggtGATTTACggcacaaatatctaaggcttattttagaccacacatttcaaaagtcttccgttATTTCTTAAGCTTTGTGCCAAATTAAAAAAGGACAATCTTttaggatggagggagtaattgtTTAATATTTATGGTGGCTAACCGATCATGTGATTAGCTAATACAACTTCTAATAATTTATAGctactttttctatatttacaaatcgtagctagtttttgttgtatttctgttgtatttcgcgtttttgaaatacagggaAATACAAAATTCGGCTGAgttcgcatttttgaaatacactgaaatacaaaaGCTGGCAGAGTCAAAATAGGTTGTATTTATGGAAcagattctcttctttcattttaaatgataagtcaaattaaatcaaccatgta carries:
- the LOC132635729 gene encoding non-specific lipid-transfer protein 1-like, yielding MLNKQLLPLLLVCIAVAVTTTTTAASTAAEDATVTCNTVYNDLEPCLGYVLGGGPSVPSECCSGIKSLLRAAHTTADRQSACKCVKSVASSATGQQISRAAKIPGICKANVPFKINANVDCSKIK